A genomic segment from Clostridia bacterium encodes:
- a CDS encoding alpha/beta hydrolase, with protein MMCTIDVNGEKLALKDGTVKANGQRIHYVEAGEGPMALLVHGFPEFWYSWKHQLLALSKAGYRAVAIDTRGVGRSSKPEDYAQYTLKNLACDCAETVKALGEKKAAIIGHDWGAIIAWSAAWFYPECFSGVVGISNVFGGRDAFALPLSEGRTKLPSQIYREIAGEDKIFYSDNFAKIEPALIQMDCPKDWLFNALFGWSHLLPKPQILIDNKATELTDEQIVELFRGASVCSDRYAPVTPSKRAPVDNPYFLPEEDLEILAANWESCGFRHALYYYKAVDLDWELYGNIEERIKIPALYIGGDRDWVTIWSRDAIANLPKVCDDLRGVKVLENCGHWEEIERPNEVSSLILDFLKSL; from the coding sequence ATGATGTGCACTATTGATGTAAACGGTGAAAAGCTTGCCTTAAAGGACGGCACCGTCAAGGCCAACGGGCAGCGCATTCACTATGTGGAGGCCGGCGAAGGGCCTATGGCGCTTTTAGTTCACGGCTTCCCCGAATTCTGGTATTCGTGGAAGCATCAGCTTCTTGCGCTGTCGAAGGCAGGATACCGCGCGGTGGCCATTGATACCCGCGGCGTGGGAAGAAGCTCAAAGCCCGAGGACTATGCTCAGTATACGCTGAAGAACCTCGCATGCGACTGCGCCGAGACGGTTAAGGCGTTAGGCGAAAAAAAGGCGGCGATAATTGGTCACGACTGGGGAGCTATTATCGCATGGAGCGCGGCCTGGTTCTATCCCGAATGCTTTTCGGGCGTGGTGGGCATCTCAAACGTGTTCGGCGGGCGCGATGCATTTGCGCTGCCCTTGAGCGAAGGCCGCACAAAGCTGCCTTCGCAGATATACCGGGAAATCGCCGGCGAGGACAAGATATTCTATTCCGACAACTTTGCTAAGATAGAACCGGCGCTTATTCAGATGGATTGTCCGAAGGACTGGCTCTTCAATGCGCTTTTCGGATGGTCACATCTGCTTCCGAAGCCGCAGATTCTGATAGATAACAAAGCGACAGAGCTCACGGACGAGCAGATAGTTGAGCTTTTCAGGGGCGCAAGCGTATGCTCCGACAGATACGCCCCCGTGACGCCATCCAAACGGGCGCCTGTTGATAATCCCTACTTTCTGCCCGAGGAGGATCTTGAGATACTTGCCGCGAATTGGGAGAGCTGCGGATTCAGGCATGCGCTTTACTACTATAAGGCCGTGGATCTCGACTGGGAGCTTTACGGCAATATCGAAGAGCGCATAAAAATCCCCGCGCTCTACATCGGAGGCGACAGAGACTGGGTGACTATCTGGTCAAGGGACGCTATTGCAAATCTGCCGAAGGTGTGCGACGACCTTCGCGGCGTCAAGGTTCTTGAGAACTGCGGCCATTGGGAGGAGATAGAGCGTCCCAATGAGGTATCGTCGCTTATTCTGGACTTTCTTAAATCACTCTAA
- a CDS encoding TIGR00730 family Rossman fold protein: MNITVYLGSNTGNSDRFISAIKELGAFIGQRGDTLVYGGSKIGLMGILADSVLASGGPVIGVEPQMFVDEELQHSAITELIVTENMSERKAKMIELGDAFIAFPGGLGTLEEISEIMSLVSLGIIDSPCILYDLDGYYNCLKELLDTMISYELSSKRKQKDIRFVSSISEIEEILNGVEV, encoded by the coding sequence ATGAACATAACAGTATACCTTGGATCGAATACGGGCAACAGCGACAGATTTATATCGGCAATAAAGGAACTCGGAGCATTTATCGGACAAAGAGGCGATACGCTTGTCTACGGCGGTTCGAAAATAGGGCTTATGGGCATTCTTGCGGACAGCGTGCTTGCCTCGGGCGGTCCGGTCATCGGCGTCGAACCGCAGATGTTCGTTGACGAAGAGCTTCAGCACAGCGCGATAACAGAACTGATAGTGACTGAAAATATGTCCGAGAGAAAGGCAAAAATGATCGAGCTCGGAGACGCCTTTATAGCCTTTCCCGGCGGACTGGGAACGCTCGAAGAGATCTCGGAGATCATGTCGCTCGTTTCGCTTGGTATTATTGATTCACCATGTATTTTGTATGATCTTGACGGCTATTATAATTGCCTTAAAGAGCTTCTTGATACGATGATCTCGTATGAATTGTCTTCAAAGAGAAAACAGAAGGACATCCGTTTTGTAAGCAGTATTTCCGAAATCGAAGAAATACTAAACGGCGTCGAAGTATAA
- a CDS encoding pyridoxamine 5'-phosphate oxidase family protein, whose product MFRDVARVKQKLTKEECIEILKAEPRGVLSVLGDDGYPYGMPLNHWYCEEDGRLYFHSGKKGHKVDALKACDKVSFCVYDKGYRKEGEWALNIKSVIVFGRVKFIEDYERAMDISRKLSLKYTKDMEYIEEEIRKHGAATLCFELIPEHITGKLVNEA is encoded by the coding sequence ATGTTTCGTGACGTTGCGAGAGTAAAACAAAAGCTTACAAAAGAAGAATGTATAGAAATACTCAAGGCCGAGCCGCGCGGAGTTTTGTCGGTCTTGGGCGACGACGGATATCCTTACGGGATGCCCTTAAATCACTGGTACTGCGAGGAGGACGGCCGCCTCTATTTTCACTCGGGCAAGAAGGGGCATAAAGTGGACGCGCTGAAAGCCTGCGACAAGGTCTCGTTCTGCGTATACGACAAGGGATATCGCAAGGAGGGCGAGTGGGCGCTCAATATAAAGAGCGTCATAGTATTCGGCAGAGTAAAGTTCATCGAAGACTACGAGCGCGCGATGGATATAAGCCGTAAGCTCAGCTTAAAATATACAAAAGACATGGAATATATCGAGGAAGAGATAAGAAAACACGGCGCGGCTACGCTCTGTTTTGAGCTTATACCGGAGCACATAACGGGAAAGCTCGTAAACGAGGCATGA
- a CDS encoding glutamine--tRNA ligase/YqeY domain fusion protein: MSEEIKTPTNFIHDFIEQDLKEGKADHIQTRFPPEPNGYLHIGHAKAIYIDFETAKKYNGICNLRLDDTNPTKEDVEYVDAIKEDIHWLGFEYANIFYASDYYEFLLECAYRLINKGLAYVCDLSADEIREYRGTLKEPGRESPYRNRSVEENLDLFNRMKAGEFAEGSHVLRAKIDMASNNLNMRDPVIYRILFANHHRTGEKYCVYPMYDFAHPLSDSYEGVTHSLCSLEFEDHRPLYDWVIKNADAPYPSRQIEFARLNMTYTVMSKRKLRELIEQGIVSDWDDPRLPTLRGIRRLGYPPEAVIEFIEKNGVSKTNSVVDYEFLEFCVRNRLSESAKRVMAVLDPIKLVIDNYPENEVEYVEGEYHPDREDLGKRSLPFSRELYIERTDFTETPPKGYYRLFPGNEVRLRHAYYVTCTHAVKDENGNVVEVHATYDPATKGGWSEDGRKVRGTIHWVSAAHAKDVQADIYERLFREADPDVFDDYHEALNPNSKVTLTGCKLENSLGELKPGDTFQFMRHGYFCIDKTSTPDKVIFNRTVALKDSFKKKK, translated from the coding sequence ATGAGCGAAGAGATAAAGACCCCGACTAATTTTATACATGATTTTATAGAACAGGACTTAAAAGAGGGCAAAGCGGACCATATACAAACGCGTTTTCCGCCCGAACCCAACGGATATCTTCATATAGGCCATGCAAAGGCGATATATATCGACTTTGAAACGGCGAAAAAATACAATGGCATATGCAATCTCCGCCTTGACGATACGAACCCCACAAAAGAGGACGTAGAATACGTAGATGCGATAAAAGAGGACATACACTGGCTCGGATTTGAGTATGCGAATATATTCTACGCATCCGATTATTACGAGTTCCTTCTTGAGTGCGCGTACAGGCTCATAAATAAGGGGCTGGCATACGTGTGCGACCTTTCGGCGGACGAGATACGCGAGTACCGCGGTACCTTAAAGGAGCCGGGCCGCGAAAGCCCTTACCGTAACCGCTCCGTGGAGGAAAATCTCGACCTTTTCAACCGCATGAAGGCGGGCGAGTTTGCCGAGGGAAGCCATGTTCTTCGCGCCAAGATAGATATGGCTTCAAACAATCTAAATATGCGCGACCCCGTAATATACCGCATACTTTTTGCAAATCATCACCGCACGGGCGAGAAATACTGCGTATATCCGATGTACGACTTCGCGCATCCGCTTTCGGACTCATACGAGGGCGTTACGCATTCGCTCTGCTCGCTTGAATTTGAGGATCACCGCCCGCTTTACGACTGGGTTATAAAGAACGCCGACGCGCCGTATCCGTCGCGCCAGATAGAGTTTGCCCGCCTAAATATGACTTATACCGTAATGTCGAAAAGAAAGCTCCGCGAGCTTATCGAGCAGGGCATCGTGTCCGACTGGGACGACCCGCGTCTGCCCACGCTTCGCGGCATAAGAAGACTCGGCTATCCGCCCGAGGCCGTTATCGAGTTTATAGAGAAGAACGGCGTTTCCAAGACAAACAGCGTAGTTGATTACGAGTTTTTGGAATTCTGCGTGCGAAACCGCCTCTCCGAGAGCGCAAAGCGCGTGATGGCGGTGCTCGATCCCATAAAGCTCGTTATAGACAATTATCCCGAGAACGAAGTCGAGTACGTGGAGGGCGAATATCACCCCGACCGCGAGGATCTGGGCAAGCGCAGTCTGCCGTTCTCGCGCGAGCTTTACATCGAGCGCACAGACTTTACCGAGACGCCGCCGAAGGGCTATTACCGCCTGTTCCCCGGAAACGAAGTGCGCCTGCGCCATGCGTATTACGTGACGTGCACTCATGCCGTGAAGGATGAAAACGGCAACGTCGTTGAAGTTCACGCAACTTACGATCCCGCCACGAAGGGCGGATGGAGCGAGGACGGCCGCAAGGTGCGCGGCACGATACACTGGGTATCGGCGGCGCACGCGAAAGACGTTCAGGCCGATATATACGAGCGCCTTTTTAGGGAGGCCGACCCCGACGTGTTCGACGATTATCACGAGGCGCTTAATCCAAACTCGAAGGTGACGCTTACGGGCTGCAAGCTTGAAAACAGCTTGGGCGAGCTTAAGCCCGGCGACACGTTCCAGTTCATGCGCCACGGCTACTTCTGCATTGATAAGACCTCTACGCCTGACAAAGTTATATTTAACAGAACGGTCGCGCTTAAAGACAGCTTTAAAAAGAAGAAATAA
- a CDS encoding FGGY-family carbohydrate kinase encodes MYKLAIDIGTTTLKCVLFGDKLKAVAQAVREYPVSYPVQSWAEQDPEDWFGGVSQAIKEVLSKSGVDPARIKAVGVSGQTPCLLPLDEYGRPLRKAIIWMDRRASAECGEFLQRVDNDTVRRITGKSADAQHLPVKYMWFERHEPELLKKTRMFLQANGYITYRLTGEYTVDRGNAATALIYDINTGDYAYELLKAAGLDPSLLPKIFDGDGIAGYVTKQAAAETGLQAGTPVIAGHVDASAAGIEAGVFSEGLAFEATGTSSVFMMPLNRIMLVDGLSTGVGLGKGRSTLFAAMSTTGASYKWFRDALMGGENEDGTKYVIMDKMILRDAPKPGNLIFLPYMMGERSPIWNSDARGVFFGLSMNTNAAEMMRAVLEGASFALRDNMEMAKRVGASIDKLRVSGGCAKSDIWLKIKASVINVPIEVPKVSFGAPAGLAIMMMPAIGEYESIEKAAADCVEITKTVLPDPEWAAHYDEMFKIYKSVYEHTIDDFAALSKLLRNQ; translated from the coding sequence ATGTATAAGCTTGCTATAGATATAGGCACAACAACGCTGAAATGTGTGCTTTTTGGGGATAAGCTGAAGGCCGTGGCACAGGCCGTCAGAGAATACCCGGTGAGTTATCCTGTGCAGTCCTGGGCGGAGCAGGATCCCGAGGACTGGTTCGGGGGCGTGTCGCAGGCAATAAAAGAGGTGCTTTCAAAAAGCGGCGTCGATCCCGCGCGTATAAAGGCAGTGGGAGTGAGCGGTCAGACGCCGTGCCTTCTGCCTTTGGACGAGTACGGCCGTCCCTTAAGAAAAGCAATTATCTGGATGGACAGACGGGCTTCTGCGGAGTGCGGGGAGTTCCTTCAAAGGGTGGACAACGACACGGTGCGCCGCATTACGGGAAAGAGCGCCGACGCACAGCATCTCCCCGTGAAATACATGTGGTTCGAGCGGCACGAACCAGAGCTTCTCAAAAAGACCCGCATGTTCCTTCAGGCGAACGGCTATATAACGTATCGTCTGACGGGCGAATACACCGTCGACCGCGGCAATGCGGCAACGGCCCTCATATATGATATAAATACGGGCGATTATGCCTACGAGCTGCTTAAAGCCGCGGGACTCGATCCTTCCCTGCTGCCGAAAATATTCGACGGCGACGGCATTGCTGGATATGTGACGAAACAGGCAGCCGCGGAAACGGGGCTTCAAGCGGGCACTCCCGTTATAGCGGGGCATGTGGACGCGTCGGCCGCAGGCATCGAGGCAGGCGTCTTCTCGGAGGGACTTGCCTTCGAAGCAACGGGAACGTCTTCGGTGTTCATGATGCCTTTAAACAGGATAATGCTGGTTGACGGTCTTTCCACGGGCGTAGGTCTCGGCAAAGGAAGAAGCACCTTGTTTGCCGCGATGAGCACGACGGGCGCATCCTACAAATGGTTCCGCGATGCGCTCATGGGCGGTGAAAACGAAGATGGCACAAAGTATGTGATCATGGACAAGATGATCCTTCGTGACGCGCCAAAACCCGGGAACCTTATATTTCTCCCCTATATGATGGGCGAGCGCAGCCCCATATGGAACAGCGACGCGCGAGGCGTGTTCTTCGGACTAAGCATGAACACGAACGCTGCGGAAATGATGCGCGCAGTGCTCGAGGGCGCTTCCTTCGCGCTTAGAGACAATATGGAAATGGCGAAGCGCGTCGGCGCGTCCATCGATAAACTGAGAGTATCGGGCGGCTGTGCAAAGAGCGATATTTGGCTTAAAATAAAGGCGTCAGTCATAAACGTACCTATCGAGGTGCCAAAAGTGAGCTTCGGCGCGCCTGCGGGACTTGCGATAATGATGATGCCCGCCATCGGCGAATATGAATCGATAGAAAAGGCTGCGGCTGACTGCGTGGAGATCACGAAGACCGTTTTGCCCGACCCCGAATGGGCAGCGCATTACGACGAGATGTTCAAGATATATAAAAGCGTGTATGAGCACACGATCGACGATTTTGCCGCACTTTCAAAGCTTTTGCGGAACCAGTAG
- a CDS encoding type II toxin-antitoxin system Phd/YefM family antitoxin, whose translation MPQIRPITDLRNTNEISEICHAKKEPVFITKNGYGDLVVMSIEAYEELIENSSADAAIREAEDEVREGGKLLDARDALSTLRRKHRL comes from the coding sequence ATGCCGCAAATCAGACCGATAACGGACCTTCGCAATACGAACGAGATCTCCGAGATTTGCCATGCAAAAAAGGAGCCTGTTTTTATCACAAAAAACGGTTACGGCGATCTTGTTGTGATGAGTATCGAAGCATACGAGGAATTGATAGAGAACTCATCTGCGGATGCGGCAATCAGGGAAGCGGAAGACGAGGTAAGAGAGGGCGGAAAGCTTCTTGACGCCCGCGACGCGCTGTCAACGCTTCGAAGAAAGCACAGACTATGA
- a CDS encoding NADH peroxidase, with translation MAKFVCSICGYTHEGDAPPEKCPQCKAPASKFNEVKEGVLEFADEHRIGVAKDVDPRIIEGLQQNFMGECTEVGMYLAMSRQADRDGYPEVAEAYKRIAFEEAEHAAKFAELLGEVVYPDTKKNLQLRVDAEHGATAGKKELATLAKQLNLDAIHDTVHEMAKDEARHGKAFLGLLNRYFK, from the coding sequence ATGGCTAAGTTTGTATGTTCTATCTGCGGTTACACCCACGAGGGCGACGCTCCTCCGGAGAAGTGCCCCCAGTGCAAGGCTCCCGCATCTAAGTTCAATGAAGTTAAAGAAGGCGTTTTGGAATTTGCAGACGAGCACAGAATCGGCGTTGCAAAGGACGTTGACCCGAGAATAATTGAAGGTCTCCAGCAGAATTTCATGGGCGAGTGCACCGAAGTAGGCATGTATCTCGCTATGAGCCGTCAGGCTGACCGCGACGGTTATCCCGAGGTTGCAGAGGCTTATAAGAGAATAGCATTTGAGGAAGCAGAGCACGCTGCAAAGTTTGCAGAGCTTTTGGGCGAAGTAGTTTATCCCGACACGAAGAAGAATCTCCAGCTCCGCGTTGACGCAGAGCACGGCGCAACGGCAGGCAAGAAGGAGCTTGCAACGCTTGCAAAGCAATTAAATCTTGACGCTATCCACGACACCGTTCACGAGATGGCGAAGGACGAGGCTCGTCACGGCAAGGCTTTCCTTGGCCTCTTAAACAGATACTTCAAGTAA
- a CDS encoding DUF4298 domain-containing protein has product MDNKEQIARITKYEAMMIRAGRLMGAELSKDDEDELRVIMGELEAYYTGGEWMSDFACDEAGLLPPQLKRGVLSEDGLYNLLEAYGELTKEKDAEL; this is encoded by the coding sequence ATGGATAATAAAGAACAGATCGCGCGTATAACTAAATATGAAGCCATGATGATAAGGGCCGGGCGTCTCATGGGAGCGGAGCTTTCAAAGGACGATGAGGACGAGCTTCGCGTGATAATGGGGGAGCTTGAGGCGTATTATACGGGCGGCGAGTGGATGAGCGACTTTGCCTGCGACGAAGCGGGCCTTTTGCCGCCACAGCTTAAAAGAGGCGTTCTCTCGGAGGACGGCCTCTACAATTTGCTTGAAGCTTACGGCGAGCTTACGAAGGAAAAGGACGCAGAGCTTTGA
- a CDS encoding enoyl-CoA hydratase/isomerase family protein, translated as MYTGNHIKFEIIEDRVGVLTLCNPKKMNTMSQTYFDEMAELQPKITKKIADGDIRAIAVVAEGKHFSAGIDLNFLNIANPKWAFKNLHNEQMLNEYWDRCNVPVVCGVQGVCIGAGFELALWCDFRIATEKTRFSMPEVKYGLAPDIGGGVRLTKLIGPARAKYMVLTCDEVVGREALEYGIVEKIVPAEELYDTTIAMARKMAKLPPLSVQIAKKCVNAAKESSQAAALLAEEIQCVLCLDTPDMKEAIAAFLEKREPEFKGLD; from the coding sequence ATGTACACCGGAAATCATATCAAATTTGAGATCATCGAGGATCGCGTAGGCGTTCTCACCCTTTGCAATCCCAAGAAAATGAACACCATGTCGCAGACCTACTTCGACGAGATGGCCGAGCTTCAGCCGAAGATCACGAAGAAGATCGCAGACGGCGATATCCGCGCGATAGCGGTAGTTGCCGAGGGCAAGCATTTCAGCGCCGGCATAGACTTAAACTTCTTGAACATTGCAAACCCGAAGTGGGCGTTTAAAAATCTTCACAACGAGCAGATGTTAAACGAATACTGGGATCGCTGCAACGTGCCCGTAGTATGCGGCGTTCAGGGCGTGTGCATCGGCGCGGGTTTTGAGCTTGCGCTCTGGTGCGACTTCCGCATCGCAACCGAAAAGACGCGCTTCTCCATGCCGGAAGTAAAATACGGACTTGCTCCCGATATCGGCGGCGGCGTAAGACTTACCAAGCTTATCGGCCCCGCGCGCGCAAAGTATATGGTGCTCACCTGCGACGAGGTAGTCGGCCGCGAAGCGCTCGAATACGGCATAGTTGAAAAGATAGTTCCCGCCGAAGAGCTCTATGATACGACTATCGCAATGGCAAGAAAGATGGCGAAGCTGCCGCCGCTCTCCGTGCAGATAGCAAAGAAATGCGTGAACGCCGCTAAGGAAAGCTCGCAGGCTGCCGCTCTCCTTGCAGAGGAGATCCAGTGCGTGCTCTGCCTCGATACGCCCGACATGAAGGAAGCTATCGCCGCTTTCCTTGAAAAGCGCGAACCCGAATTCAAGGGACTTGACTAA
- a CDS encoding GIY-YIG nuclease family protein, with amino-acid sequence MMSWGKTLQVFLMDGEPNGRIKCTLANWTGIAYKIPNNKEKLEKSKDIGVLKQSGVYFLFGMDDKDPEVYIGQAGVRKNGEGLLLRIQEDHPSMEFWNEAVMFTTTNGSFGPTEISYLENRFYKLADNANRYNVKNNIEPSLGNVTEEKESELEEFIEYAAIIMGALGHKVFEPYTAISSDADKGPLLYFEYNGYKATGKRTNNGFLVCKGSQINPNMTNACPASAVKNRKKYAAIIDYTNRLTKDVELSSPSAAACFVGGASLSGNVMWKDENGKTLRQLNEEMQAEASE; translated from the coding sequence ATTATGTCGTGGGGAAAAACATTGCAGGTATTTCTTATGGACGGCGAGCCAAACGGCAGGATAAAGTGTACGCTTGCTAATTGGACCGGCATTGCGTATAAGATTCCTAACAATAAAGAAAAACTTGAAAAGTCTAAAGATATTGGCGTTCTGAAGCAGAGCGGAGTTTACTTTTTGTTCGGCATGGACGATAAAGATCCGGAAGTTTACATAGGGCAGGCCGGAGTGCGAAAAAACGGAGAGGGGCTTTTGCTTCGCATACAGGAAGATCACCCGTCAATGGAATTTTGGAATGAGGCCGTAATGTTTACAACAACGAACGGCTCATTCGGGCCGACGGAAATAAGTTATCTCGAAAATCGATTCTATAAGCTGGCTGATAATGCAAATCGTTATAATGTAAAAAACAATATCGAGCCCAGTCTCGGAAATGTCACGGAAGAAAAAGAAAGCGAATTAGAAGAATTTATTGAGTATGCAGCAATAATAATGGGGGCACTCGGTCACAAGGTATTTGAGCCGTACACTGCAATTTCGTCAGATGCTGATAAGGGACCTTTGCTGTATTTTGAATATAATGGGTATAAGGCAACGGGGAAAAGGACGAATAACGGTTTTCTTGTATGCAAAGGAAGTCAAATAAATCCGAATATGACAAACGCATGTCCCGCAAGCGCCGTTAAAAATCGCAAAAAATATGCTGCTATAATTGATTATACAAATCGTCTTACAAAAGATGTCGAATTATCGAGCCCGTCTGCTGCTGCATGCTTTGTGGGCGGTGCATCTTTAAGCGGCAACGTTATGTGGAAAGATGAGAACGGCAAAACGCTTCGTCAGCTGAACGAAGAAATGCAAGCCGAAGCTTCAGAATAA
- a CDS encoding DHH family phosphoesterase — protein sequence MKHRKHRIALVCVALLVLAAGIGCFFLGERYEAIQNQKEQKLNILLNRSELEGLGEIEGKIYVTGHKSPDADTVCCSIAYAALLQNMGYDAMPVVLGGINKETEYILKSAKAETPKLLEDASGLNIVLIDHSDYSQSADGMEKANIISIIDHHGDGTVETGNQIIYDARPLGATATIIWIRYRNYGIELDKQTAFLLLGAILSDTNNFENNTATTADREAVKALCDLAEISDKDALYLEMYKQSISYEGMTDEEIFFGDYKEYETTGGNFSIGCINVYDENDAKEMSERMKKIAVSTLAATGMDMAFAQINILHDGISMTFIVPSDDTAADVIRNAFPDAAFDGTSFRFDSGMSRKQVLVPAITGVLEAYPKE from the coding sequence ATGAAGCACAGAAAACACCGGATCGCTCTGGTATGTGTCGCTTTGCTTGTTTTGGCAGCAGGCATTGGCTGTTTCTTCTTAGGAGAGCGCTATGAAGCAATACAAAACCAAAAAGAGCAAAAGCTTAATATCCTTCTTAATCGCAGTGAACTTGAAGGGCTTGGCGAAATCGAAGGCAAGATCTACGTAACCGGGCATAAGAGCCCCGATGCGGACACGGTTTGCTGTTCCATCGCTTACGCGGCTTTGCTTCAAAATATGGGTTATGACGCAATGCCTGTAGTTCTTGGCGGTATCAATAAAGAAACAGAGTATATTCTAAAATCTGCCAAAGCGGAAACGCCCAAGCTCTTGGAGGATGCATCCGGCCTGAATATTGTCCTGATCGATCACAGTGATTATTCGCAGTCGGCAGACGGAATGGAAAAAGCAAATATCATAAGCATCATAGACCATCACGGCGACGGGACCGTGGAGACCGGCAACCAGATCATCTATGATGCAAGACCCCTCGGGGCGACAGCCACGATAATCTGGATACGATACCGCAATTATGGAATCGAGCTTGATAAACAGACGGCTTTTCTGCTGCTCGGCGCGATCCTCTCAGACACGAATAACTTTGAGAACAATACGGCCACGACCGCAGACCGTGAAGCAGTAAAAGCGCTTTGTGATCTGGCGGAGATCTCAGATAAAGACGCTTTATATCTCGAAATGTATAAACAGTCGATCTCTTATGAAGGAATGACGGATGAGGAGATCTTTTTTGGCGACTATAAGGAATATGAAACAACAGGGGGAAATTTTTCTATCGGCTGCATAAATGTTTATGACGAAAACGACGCCAAAGAAATGTCGGAACGAATGAAGAAGATCGCTGTGTCGACTCTTGCTGCGACAGGAATGGATATGGCGTTTGCACAGATAAACATTCTTCACGACGGAATATCCATGACTTTTATTGTGCCGTCTGATGATACTGCAGCGGATGTGATAAGGAACGCTTTTCCGGACGCTGCTTTTGACGGAACTTCATTCAGATTTGATTCGGGTATGTCCCGAAAGCAGGTGCTTGTTCCGGCTATAACGGGTGTTCTGGAGGCCTATCCCAAAGAATAA